In Cloacibacterium caeni, a single window of DNA contains:
- a CDS encoding Crp/Fnr family transcriptional regulator: MSFIIDQEFSFNTNAELKKYKKDELIQSEGNYSQCFYYLVKGELSVFHFTEEGKEFLQHKVFDQSFFGEPAVLLGRPFPGNVVVTSECAEVYKINKDNFLNYLKQKPDLLIEFTKSIAEKSINKSNSIKNIVFLNPENRIFSQLCDYKKQKSCGEEKILIDITRKELSNMTGLRTETIIRTVKKMERDGKLEIRNGKIYF; encoded by the coding sequence ATGAGTTTTATTATAGATCAAGAATTTAGTTTTAACACAAATGCTGAGTTAAAAAAATACAAAAAAGATGAGCTTATCCAAAGCGAAGGAAATTATTCGCAATGTTTTTACTATTTGGTAAAAGGAGAACTTTCTGTCTTTCACTTTACCGAAGAAGGAAAAGAATTTTTGCAACACAAAGTATTTGACCAAAGTTTTTTCGGGGAACCAGCGGTTCTGTTAGGGAGGCCTTTTCCGGGAAATGTAGTGGTGACTTCAGAATGTGCAGAAGTTTACAAAATTAACAAAGATAATTTCCTCAATTATCTCAAACAAAAACCAGATTTACTCATAGAATTTACCAAGTCTATTGCCGAAAAATCCATCAACAAAAGCAATTCTATTAAAAATATTGTGTTTCTAAATCCTGAGAACAGAATTTTCAGCCAACTCTGCGATTATAAAAAGCAAAAAAGCTGTGGCGAAGAAAAAATCCTGATTGACATCACCCGAAAAGAACTTTCGAATATGACGGGTCTCAGAACCGAAACCATCATCAGAACCGTAAAAAAAATGGAAAGAGATGGCAAATTAGAAATCAGAAATGGTAAAATTTATTTCTAG
- a CDS encoding TolC family protein produces MVDEKLFRTDALPKDSLSMANLSWKEIFTDAVLQKNIAKALENNLDIRIALQNIASAEAYLKQSKAAYQPTISVGPDYSFNTSSLNTQFGQIVGERRYINQFDITANLGWELDLWGKLKGQEKAQYAAYLSSVAAHQNVKSNLVASIATAYYQLLAFDEQKKIFSNTIEIRKKNLETTKALKEAGIVSEVAVQQSEALVYNAEASLVTLDVQIQMLENTISLLMGEPSHEIERTSLSTQNFALNTDLGYPSALLANRPDVKQAEFNLINAFELTNAAKAQFYPSLRITGSTGVQSVDIDKLFSGNSVFANVLVGLAQPILNKRQIRTNYEVSLANQERAYLNFRKTILNAGNEVSDALKMYNAQDQFIAFKKKELSAYDKSVEFSQELVNYGMANYLEVLNANVNKLNAEINIANAQYTKLQAGVELYRALGGGWR; encoded by the coding sequence GTGGTAGACGAAAAGCTTTTCAGAACAGATGCCTTGCCAAAAGACAGTTTAAGCATGGCAAATCTCTCTTGGAAAGAAATTTTTACCGATGCTGTTTTGCAAAAAAACATTGCCAAAGCTTTAGAAAATAATTTAGACATCAGAATCGCTTTGCAAAATATTGCGAGTGCAGAAGCCTATCTGAAACAGTCAAAAGCAGCGTATCAACCTACCATTTCTGTGGGACCTGATTATTCTTTTAATACCTCGTCGCTGAACACTCAGTTCGGACAAATTGTAGGAGAAAGAAGATACATCAATCAATTTGATATTACTGCAAATCTTGGTTGGGAACTCGACCTTTGGGGAAAACTAAAAGGGCAAGAAAAAGCGCAATATGCAGCATATCTGAGTTCTGTTGCAGCGCATCAAAATGTAAAAAGCAATTTGGTGGCTTCTATTGCGACAGCGTATTATCAACTCTTAGCTTTTGATGAACAGAAGAAAATTTTCAGCAATACCATAGAAATTCGCAAAAAGAATTTAGAAACCACCAAAGCTTTAAAAGAAGCAGGAATTGTTTCGGAAGTAGCGGTTCAACAAAGCGAAGCATTGGTGTATAACGCCGAAGCTTCTTTAGTGACTTTAGACGTTCAAATTCAGATGTTAGAAAATACCATTTCTTTGTTAATGGGAGAACCTTCTCACGAAATCGAAAGAACATCACTCAGTACACAGAATTTTGCGCTCAATACGGATTTAGGTTATCCTAGTGCGCTTTTGGCGAATCGTCCTGATGTGAAACAGGCAGAATTTAACCTCATCAATGCTTTTGAACTCACCAATGCTGCGAAAGCACAGTTTTATCCTAGTCTTAGAATCACAGGAAGTACAGGAGTACAATCGGTAGATATTGACAAATTATTCAGTGGAAATTCTGTTTTTGCCAATGTTTTGGTAGGTTTGGCTCAGCCGATTTTGAACAAAAGACAAATCAGAACCAATTACGAGGTAAGTCTTGCGAATCAAGAAAGAGCTTATCTGAATTTTAGAAAAACGATTCTGAATGCGGGAAATGAAGTTTCAGATGCGTTAAAAATGTACAATGCGCAAGACCAATTCATCGCTTTTAAGAAAAAAGAATTATCAGCGTATGATAAATCGGTAGAGTTTTCTCAGGAATTGGTGAATTATGGAATGGCGAATTATTTAGAAGTGCTGAATGCCAACGTGAATAAATTGAATGCCGAAATTAACATTGCCAATGCTCAATATACCAAATTACAAGCAGGAGTAGAATTATACCGCGCTTTAGGTGGCGGTTGGAGATAA
- a CDS encoding efflux RND transporter permease subunit — MIKNFINRPVLSTVISILIVILGVLGLMALPVTQYPDIAPPTVSVSANYTGANAETVMKSVVVPLEEQINGVEGMSYITSSAGNDGSANIQIFFKQGVNPDIAAVNVQNRVARATPLLPSEVTRSGVVTQKQQTSALMYLSFYSENKKIDDVYLQNYLNINVIPNIKRINGVGDANVMGGKNYSMRIWLDPNKLAAYGLNPTDVTAAINEQSREAAAGSIGQNSGSSFEYIIKYVGKYNSKEQYDNIIIKSLGNGQNLMLKDVAKVELAAQSYTGRGENGNSPAISMGIFQTPGSNAQDIINDIKAYLKTAESDFPEGIHYTVNFDTNEFLDASIEKVVHTLIEAFILVFIVVFIFLQDFRSTLIPAIAVPVSIIGAFFFLNLLGYSLNLLTLFALVLAIGIVVDDAIVVVEAVHAKMEHGISDAKKATIEAMHEITGAIISITLVMAAVFIPVTFIEGPTGVFYKQFGITLIVAILISAINALTLSPVLCSLFLKPQHHDKEYEEKTTMGKFFHRFNAGFKASTDRYGRAFVYLIRHKKVTVIIFAITMGILWWANASMKKGFVPNEDRGIIFTDVQLPAGASMERTYNALKAIQQKALQIPGVKNVTISTGRGFLSGNGSNNGLAFIRLKPFEERTSDDEKIENITKKLFGMAATVPDAKVVFFQPPSVPGFGSSAGFEAVLLDKSGGDYADLDKVTQEFIGKLIERPEIEFAQTSFNTKYPQYQMSINVPVAEQSGVSVTDILNTMQGYIGGIYAADFTKYGKQFRVMVQALPDARKSPESLNALYVKTKSGVMAPISQFVTLEKTYGPQSVSRYNLFTSVKITGSNAPGYSTGDAIRAVQEVADGALNQNYEVEFTGLSREELASGSQTLLIFLLSLVFVYFILAAQYESYILPLIVIISLPLGVMGAFLGQKLAGLENNIYFQIALIMLVGLLAKNAILIVEFAVQRRHHGETLVMSAINAAKARLRPILMTSFAFIFGLLPLIFATGIGAVGNRSIATGAAVGLLIGTFLGLVVIPVLFVIFQYLQEKITPPKKLEINLSE, encoded by the coding sequence ATGATAAAGAATTTCATCAACAGACCGGTTTTATCAACCGTAATTTCTATTCTCATCGTTATTTTAGGGGTGCTGGGATTGATGGCTTTACCCGTAACTCAATATCCAGATATCGCACCGCCTACAGTAAGCGTATCGGCAAATTATACAGGAGCCAATGCAGAAACGGTGATGAAAAGTGTAGTAGTGCCGTTAGAAGAACAAATCAACGGGGTAGAAGGAATGAGCTATATCACTTCTTCTGCGGGAAATGATGGTTCGGCGAACATTCAGATATTTTTTAAACAAGGAGTAAACCCAGATATTGCTGCGGTAAACGTGCAGAATAGAGTAGCCAGAGCTACACCGCTTTTACCAAGTGAAGTAACGCGTTCTGGAGTGGTAACACAAAAACAACAAACCAGTGCGCTGATGTACCTCTCTTTTTACTCAGAAAATAAAAAAATAGATGATGTTTATCTTCAAAATTATTTGAATATCAATGTTATTCCAAACATCAAAAGGATTAATGGAGTAGGAGATGCCAACGTAATGGGTGGAAAAAATTATTCCATGAGAATTTGGCTAGACCCCAATAAACTAGCTGCTTATGGACTGAATCCTACAGATGTTACCGCAGCGATAAACGAACAGAGTAGAGAAGCGGCAGCAGGTTCTATCGGTCAAAACAGTGGAAGTTCTTTTGAATACATCATCAAATACGTTGGGAAATACAACAGCAAAGAACAGTATGATAATATCATCATTAAGTCTTTAGGAAACGGACAAAACCTCATGCTGAAAGATGTGGCCAAAGTAGAATTGGCAGCGCAATCTTATACAGGAAGAGGGGAAAACGGAAATTCTCCAGCCATCAGTATGGGGATTTTCCAAACGCCGGGTTCTAATGCACAAGATATCATCAATGACATCAAAGCTTACCTAAAAACAGCCGAAAGCGACTTCCCAGAAGGGATTCATTATACGGTGAATTTTGACACCAATGAATTTCTGGATGCCTCTATCGAAAAAGTAGTCCATACCTTAATTGAAGCGTTTATCTTGGTATTCATCGTAGTATTTATTTTCTTGCAAGATTTCCGTTCTACATTGATTCCGGCAATTGCAGTTCCCGTATCGATTATTGGAGCGTTTTTCTTTTTGAATCTTCTGGGATATTCCTTGAATTTATTGACGCTTTTTGCCTTAGTTTTAGCGATTGGTATTGTGGTAGATGACGCCATCGTAGTAGTAGAAGCAGTACACGCCAAAATGGAACACGGCATCAGCGATGCCAAAAAAGCAACCATAGAAGCCATGCACGAAATTACAGGAGCAATTATCTCGATTACTTTGGTAATGGCTGCCGTTTTCATTCCCGTAACTTTTATTGAAGGACCTACAGGTGTGTTCTATAAACAGTTCGGGATTACCTTAATCGTGGCGATTTTAATCTCAGCAATCAATGCATTAACATTGAGTCCAGTGTTGTGTTCTTTATTTTTGAAACCTCAACATCACGATAAAGAATACGAAGAAAAAACCACCATGGGAAAATTCTTCCACAGATTTAATGCAGGCTTCAAAGCATCTACAGACCGTTATGGAAGAGCTTTTGTATATCTCATCAGACACAAGAAAGTAACCGTTATTATTTTTGCCATTACCATGGGAATTTTATGGTGGGCAAATGCTTCCATGAAAAAAGGTTTCGTTCCGAATGAAGACCGTGGAATCATCTTTACAGATGTTCAACTTCCTGCAGGAGCTTCCATGGAAAGAACGTATAACGCTTTGAAGGCAATTCAACAAAAAGCCTTACAAATTCCGGGAGTGAAAAACGTAACCATTTCTACAGGAAGAGGTTTCTTATCAGGAAACGGTAGTAATAATGGTTTGGCGTTCATCAGACTAAAACCTTTTGAAGAAAGAACCAGTGACGACGAAAAAATAGAAAACATCACCAAAAAACTCTTCGGAATGGCAGCTACCGTTCCAGATGCGAAAGTAGTGTTTTTCCAACCGCCTTCTGTTCCAGGTTTTGGAAGCAGTGCTGGTTTTGAAGCGGTTTTACTGGATAAATCGGGTGGTGATTATGCGGATTTAGACAAAGTAACGCAAGAATTCATCGGAAAATTAATAGAAAGACCTGAAATAGAATTTGCGCAGACTTCTTTTAATACCAAGTATCCTCAATATCAAATGTCGATTAATGTTCCCGTTGCAGAGCAATCTGGCGTTTCGGTAACCGATATTTTAAATACCATGCAAGGCTATATCGGTGGAATTTATGCAGCAGATTTTACCAAATATGGAAAACAGTTTAGAGTGATGGTGCAAGCCTTACCAGATGCGAGAAAATCTCCTGAAAGTTTAAATGCCTTATACGTAAAAACCAAATCTGGAGTAATGGCACCAATTTCTCAGTTTGTAACCTTAGAAAAAACCTATGGTCCACAATCAGTAAGCCGTTACAACTTATTCACTTCCGTGAAAATTACTGGGTCTAATGCACCGGGTTACAGTACCGGAGACGCAATTAGAGCAGTACAGGAAGTAGCAGATGGTGCACTCAACCAAAACTATGAAGTAGAATTTACAGGTTTGTCAAGAGAAGAATTAGCTTCTGGCTCTCAAACACTGTTGATATTCCTCTTGAGTTTGGTATTTGTATATTTCATTTTAGCAGCGCAATATGAAAGTTATATCTTACCGCTAATTGTGATTATTTCCCTTCCATTAGGAGTAATGGGAGCGTTTTTAGGTCAAAAATTAGCAGGCTTAGAAAACAATATTTACTTCCAGATTGCCTTAATCATGTTGGTAGGTTTATTGGCGAAAAATGCCATTCTAATTGTAGAATTTGCAGTGCAAAGACGTCATCACGGTGAAACCTTAGTCATGTCTGCTATCAATGCAGCTAAAGCTAGATTAAGACCGATTTTAATGACTTCTTTTGCGTTTATTTTTGGTTTATTGCCTCTGATTTTCGCAACAGGAATTGGAGCGGTAGGAAACCGTTCGATTGCAACAGGTGCAGCTGTAGGTTTATTGATAGGTACATTTTTAGGATTGGTGGTAATTCCTGTATTATTCGTGATTTTCCAATATTTACAGGAAAAAATCACGCCGCCTAAAAAACTAGAAATTAATCTGTCTGAATAA
- a CDS encoding efflux RND transporter periplasmic adaptor subunit: MKNIFLLLILSLLSVISCKKQEEKKDGPKPYPVISVETRNVTGYDVYPAAIKGVVNNDVRAKIQGYITQVLVDEGQYVTAGQPLFRLETNMLSENADAAKSGITAAQANVSAARAAVNAAQVEVNKLKPLVEKNIISNVQLQTALANLARAQAQLSQAIASQQQASANYKSVQANINYSIIRAPISGIVGKLPLKVGSLVGPSDATPLTTISDTRSVYAYFSMNEKEYLDFLEKSYGATVPEKIKNLPNVELELANGSLYPEKGRIEVVTGQIDPATGTIQFRVGFPNPSKLLTNGNSGAIRFPKFYDNTLVVPESATYEQQGMVYLFKVEKDTAKNTVIEVQDRINNMVIIKSGVNKGDKVVAAGIGGLKPGTAIIPKPAKFDSIVQSIKTLF; encoded by the coding sequence ATGAAAAATATTTTTTTGCTCCTCATCTTATCACTACTGTCAGTCATTTCTTGTAAAAAACAAGAAGAGAAAAAAGACGGACCAAAACCTTATCCCGTAATCAGTGTAGAAACCAGAAACGTAACAGGATATGATGTCTATCCTGCTGCAATAAAAGGAGTAGTAAATAATGATGTTCGTGCAAAAATTCAAGGATATATTACTCAGGTTTTAGTAGATGAAGGCCAATATGTAACCGCTGGTCAACCGCTCTTTAGACTAGAAACCAACATGCTAAGTGAAAATGCAGATGCTGCAAAATCTGGAATTACTGCGGCACAAGCCAATGTTTCTGCGGCGAGAGCAGCTGTAAATGCAGCGCAAGTAGAAGTAAATAAATTAAAACCTCTCGTTGAAAAAAATATCATCAGCAACGTACAATTGCAGACGGCTTTAGCAAATTTAGCAAGAGCACAAGCACAATTGTCACAAGCAATCGCATCACAGCAACAAGCATCTGCCAATTATAAATCAGTACAGGCGAATATCAATTATTCCATCATCAGAGCACCTATTTCAGGAATTGTAGGAAAACTGCCATTGAAAGTTGGAAGTTTAGTTGGCCCTTCGGATGCTACACCATTGACTACCATTTCAGATACCCGTTCTGTATATGCATATTTCTCAATGAATGAAAAAGAATATTTAGATTTCTTAGAAAAATCTTACGGAGCTACTGTTCCTGAGAAAATCAAAAATCTACCCAACGTAGAACTGGAATTAGCTAACGGAAGTCTGTATCCAGAAAAAGGAAGAATAGAAGTGGTAACAGGTCAGATTGACCCAGCTACAGGAACCATTCAGTTCAGAGTAGGGTTTCCTAATCCTTCTAAATTGTTGACCAACGGAAATAGTGGAGCCATCAGATTTCCTAAATTCTATGACAATACTTTAGTGGTTCCAGAAAGTGCTACCTATGAGCAACAAGGTATGGTATACCTATTCAAAGTAGAAAAAGATACCGCTAAAAATACAGTGATTGAAGTGCAAGACAGAATTAATAACATGGTCATCATTAAATCTGGTGTAAACAAAGGTGACAAAGTAGTAGCTGCAGGAATTGGCGGACTAAAACCAGGAACGGCAATTATTCCAAAACCTGCAAAATTTGATAGCATTGTACAATCTATAAAAACGCTTTTCTAA
- a CDS encoding transcriptional regulator translates to MKNSLQIEPQVYQELVDFYGQLFDMPPLSAKIYAYLAFDFERKGLCFDELVETFCASKSSISSSINFLLNAELIKSLNKIDERKRYFLINEGFINIRFEEIVTRMKREIKILDQLSVFRKTRIDNTEYDKRYILYKSLLEKNIANIQETLDKL, encoded by the coding sequence ATGAAAAATAGTTTACAAATAGAACCACAAGTATATCAAGAATTAGTAGATTTCTATGGTCAACTCTTTGATATGCCACCACTTTCTGCAAAAATTTACGCTTACCTTGCTTTCGACTTTGAAAGAAAGGGTTTATGCTTTGATGAATTGGTAGAAACTTTCTGTGCGAGCAAAAGTTCAATCTCTTCTAGCATTAATTTTTTGCTCAATGCAGAACTCATCAAATCACTCAATAAAATCGATGAAAGAAAGCGGTATTTCCTCATTAATGAAGGATTTATCAACATCAGATTCGAAGAAATTGTAACGCGAATGAAACGAGAGATAAAAATTTTAGACCAATTAAGTGTGTTTAGAAAAACTCGCATAGACAATACCGAGTATGACAAACGTTATATATTGTACAAATCACTGTTAGAAAAAAACATTGCCAATATTCAGGAAACATTAGACAAATTATAA
- a CDS encoding Crp/Fnr family transcriptional regulator, with amino-acid sequence MIRTYFNSYHLFNEEEINQIEELSVKRSLNKLDFFMKENEICKEVGFIVSGSLRSFYTTPSGEEVTYCIHFPQHVITAYSSFITGEATQENIQAITPVELLVFPKNLILELEAQSHHWTKFLKTIAEEQYIALEKRIFQLQKTSAKEKYMDLLTNHPEYIQQIPLQYLASYLGITQRHLSRIRKEITF; translated from the coding sequence ATGATCCGAACTTATTTTAATTCATATCATCTATTTAATGAAGAAGAAATTAACCAAATTGAAGAGCTTTCAGTCAAAAGGAGTTTAAACAAATTGGATTTTTTCATGAAAGAAAATGAAATTTGTAAAGAAGTAGGATTTATCGTCAGTGGTTCCTTGCGTTCTTTTTACACCACTCCCAGTGGAGAAGAAGTTACGTATTGCATTCATTTTCCTCAGCATGTTATCACTGCTTATTCTTCCTTTATTACTGGAGAAGCAACTCAAGAAAACATACAAGCGATTACTCCTGTAGAACTTTTGGTTTTTCCTAAGAATCTTATTTTGGAATTAGAAGCCCAAAGTCATCATTGGACCAAATTCCTAAAAACGATTGCAGAAGAGCAATATATCGCACTTGAAAAAAGAATTTTTCAACTCCAAAAAACAAGTGCTAAAGAAAAATATATGGATTTACTTACCAATCATCCCGAATATATTCAGCAAATTCCATTGCAATACTTGGCATCATATTTAGGCATTACCCAAAGACATTTAAGCAGAATTAGAAAAGAAATTACTTTTTAG
- a CDS encoding NAD(P)H-dependent oxidoreductase, whose product MGKKVLIINGHPNEGSFNFGVANAYENGARSVGAEVKHLVVSELKFNPNLEFGYQKRTPLEPDLIAAWESIQWAEHLVWVHPVWWGGLPAIMKGFIDRLFLPGMAFQYRENSIQWDKLLKGKTAHIITTLDQPSWYYRLVYGRPSVNQLKKSTLEFCGISPVKVTYLGIVKTSDFNVRKKWLEKIEQLGKKLK is encoded by the coding sequence ATGGGTAAAAAAGTATTGATTATTAATGGGCATCCTAATGAAGGTTCATTTAATTTCGGAGTTGCCAATGCTTATGAAAATGGGGCACGTTCGGTTGGGGCTGAGGTAAAACATCTTGTAGTTTCAGAATTAAAATTTAATCCAAATTTAGAATTTGGTTATCAAAAAAGAACGCCATTAGAACCAGATCTTATCGCAGCTTGGGAATCCATACAATGGGCAGAACATCTGGTTTGGGTTCATCCAGTATGGTGGGGTGGTTTACCTGCCATTATGAAAGGATTTATAGACCGTCTATTTTTGCCAGGTATGGCTTTTCAATATCGAGAAAATTCTATCCAGTGGGACAAATTACTGAAAGGCAAAACGGCTCATATTATCACAACCTTGGATCAACCTAGTTGGTACTATCGTTTGGTTTATGGTAGACCCAGTGTGAATCAATTAAAAAAATCTACTTTAGAATTCTGTGGAATATCTCCAGTAAAGGTTACTTACTTAGGAATTGTAAAAACTTCAGATTTTAACGTTCGAAAAAAATGGCTTGAAAAGATAGAACAACTCGGGAAAAAATTAAAATAA
- a CDS encoding AraC family transcriptional regulator has product MFYFGQNFGFFIGSLQENITHKHYALQVSVSFHSSLRLQVKGKDEILGQAFLINSKVEHQLQCEGLQITLLINPLSSIGHQLFLILDTSEFSILPDPITLLFQNLLKQYTTDLPQEEIAQSISDILREYSCLCENENHVQDDRIIKTLSLLEHHFDEILSLEAAAAFCHLSPPRFLHLFKEKTQLNFRRYQLWNKTIKSLPFLTHHSITHTAHAFGFTDSSHYTRTFKETFGFSPKFFVSNK; this is encoded by the coding sequence ATGTTTTACTTTGGTCAAAATTTTGGATTTTTTATTGGTTCATTACAAGAAAATATCACTCACAAGCATTATGCATTGCAGGTGAGTGTTTCTTTTCATTCTTCATTGCGACTACAAGTAAAAGGAAAGGATGAAATTTTGGGTCAGGCTTTTCTCATCAATTCAAAAGTAGAGCACCAATTGCAATGTGAAGGTCTACAAATAACTTTACTGATAAATCCTCTCAGCAGTATTGGACACCAATTATTTTTGATTCTTGATACATCAGAATTTTCTATTTTGCCAGATCCCATTACGCTTCTCTTTCAAAATTTATTAAAACAGTACACTACCGATCTTCCTCAAGAAGAAATAGCACAATCTATTTCAGATATTCTCCGAGAATACTCCTGTCTTTGCGAAAATGAAAACCATGTTCAAGATGATAGAATCATAAAAACGCTTTCTTTACTGGAACATCACTTTGATGAAATACTAAGTTTGGAAGCGGCAGCAGCGTTTTGTCATCTCTCTCCTCCTCGTTTTCTACATTTATTCAAAGAAAAAACTCAACTTAATTTTAGAAGATATCAACTGTGGAATAAGACCATCAAATCTTTACCATTTTTGACTCACCATTCTATCACCCATACAGCTCATGCGTTTGGTTTTACAGACAGTTCCCATTATACCAGAACTTTCAAAGAAACCTTTGGCTTTTCACCTAAATTTTTTGTTTCTAATAAATAG
- a CDS encoding transglutaminase-like domain-containing protein yields the protein MNAYLKETSILNYSSPSIQSFIKSKNWLALPPVERVRTIYNFVRDDIQFGYNISDGISATQVLQDGYGQCNTKATLLMALLRAVGIPNRIHGFTIDKALQKGAITGVWYLLSPKNILHSWVEVFVEEKWYSMEGVILDKAYLTQLQQKNQDCTTSFCGYGAYTDDLKNPPIEWNLNHTYIQDKGINQDFGIFDTPDDFYAKHQQQMSFFKKFIFQKFVRNIMNKNVATIRNRS from the coding sequence ATGAACGCTTATTTAAAAGAAACTTCTATTCTAAATTATTCCTCACCTTCAATTCAATCATTCATCAAAAGTAAAAATTGGTTGGCTTTACCTCCTGTAGAAAGGGTAAGAACAATTTATAACTTTGTAAGAGATGACATACAGTTTGGTTACAATATATCTGATGGCATCTCTGCCACGCAAGTATTACAAGATGGATATGGACAATGCAACACCAAGGCTACTTTACTTATGGCGCTTTTGCGGGCAGTGGGTATTCCTAATCGCATTCATGGGTTCACCATAGACAAAGCTCTACAAAAAGGTGCTATCACTGGTGTCTGGTATTTACTTTCTCCCAAAAATATTTTGCACAGTTGGGTAGAAGTCTTTGTTGAGGAGAAATGGTACTCTATGGAAGGTGTTATTCTAGACAAGGCTTATTTAACCCAGCTCCAACAAAAAAATCAAGATTGTACAACTTCATTTTGCGGTTATGGAGCTTATACAGATGATTTAAAAAACCCACCTATAGAGTGGAATCTTAACCATACTTACATTCAAGACAAAGGCATTAATCAGGACTTTGGAATTTTTGATACTCCCGACGATTTTTATGCAAAACATCAACAACAAATGAGTTTTTTCAAAAAATTTATTTTTCAAAAGTTTGTAAGAAATATTATGAACAAAAATGTAGCTACTATTAGAAATCGTTCTTAA
- a CDS encoding J domain-containing protein, with product MFKDYYKILEISQNATDEEIKKAFREQAIKWHPDRNQGIDTTLRMQEINEAYLILKDKEARTRYDIEYNKFKQHQARQQKNTTENEKAKSESQHKHQEEKQSNRQYEYSDFKVEDDLLEKWMANAKRQSVELAKQTIRDFKGVTKAAANGCVNGIVQLVIWVVVINLIVLLFRTCSN from the coding sequence ATGTTTAAAGATTATTATAAAATTCTTGAAATATCTCAAAATGCGACTGATGAAGAAATTAAAAAAGCATTTAGAGAACAAGCAATAAAGTGGCATCCTGACAGAAATCAAGGAATTGACACTACTTTGCGTATGCAAGAAATCAATGAAGCGTATTTAATTCTAAAAGACAAAGAAGCAAGAACACGATACGACATCGAATACAATAAATTCAAACAACATCAAGCAAGACAGCAAAAAAACACAACTGAAAACGAAAAAGCAAAATCAGAAAGTCAGCATAAACATCAAGAAGAGAAGCAATCTAATCGTCAATATGAATATTCAGATTTTAAAGTTGAAGATGATTTGCTTGAAAAATGGATGGCTAATGCTAAAAGGCAATCCGTAGAATTAGCCAAACAAACCATTAGAGATTTTAAAGGTGTAACAAAAGCCGCTGCAAATGGTTGTGTAAACGGTATCGTTCAATTGGTTATTTGGGTTGTTGTCATTAACTTAATCGTCTTACTTTTTAGAACTTGTTCAAATTAA